A single genomic interval of Corylus avellana chromosome ca10, CavTom2PMs-1.0 harbors:
- the LOC132163927 gene encoding DNA polymerase II subunit B3-1 yields MASSKKSTAEKKRKETKPTKTPNKKSNTTTTKKDPEKNKKTCNGTVNNAISIPSSSIESQEDEQQERSKSKSKSASTTKKANSTASKKGKQKRRVEEVNDVVHEEEEEVGEKEVNDAKMHRFPMNRIKTIARSEDSGLRITQEALYLLNKATDTFLEQFTKDAHACCVQDRKKSLGYKHLSLVVSKRSRYDFLSDFVPEKVKAQDALAERKVTETETG; encoded by the exons ATGGCCTCCTCCAAAAAATCCAcagcagagaaaaaaaggaaagaaaccaAACCCACAAAAACACCCAACAAGAAAAGCAATACCACTACAACGAAGAAAGATCcagaaaagaacaagaagacTTGCAATGGCACCGTCAACAACGCCATATCGATCCCATCTTCAAGCATAGAGTCCCAAGAAGATGAACAACAAGAGcgaagcaaaagcaaaagcaaaagcgCAAGTACAACCAAGAAAGCCAATAGCACCGCATCCAAGAAAGGCAAACAAAAACGACGAGTGGAAGAGGTAAACGACGTCGttcacgaagaagaagaagaagttggagAGAAAGAGGTAAACGACGCGAAGATGCATAGGTTTCCAATGAATCGTATCAAGACGATCGCTCGGAGCGAAGACTCCGGTTTGCGCATAACCCAGGAGGCCCTGTATCTCCTCAACAAAGCCACG GATACGTTTCTCGAGCAATTTACAAAAGATGCACATGCTTGTTGCGTTCAAGACCGCAAAAAATCGCTGGGTTACAAACACCTTT CATTAGTCGTTTCTAAAAGGAGCAGATACGACTTTCTTTCAG ATTTTGTCCCTGAGAAAGTAAAAGCTCAGGATGCCTTGGCAGAGAGAAAAGTAACCGAGACAGAGACGGGCTAG